A genomic window from Micromonospora ferruginea includes:
- a CDS encoding FtsK/SpoIIIE domain-containing protein, producing the protein MADVRAQLVTRVRGMLSEALGVTRTRLAAADAELVAGRERLDRTRRAAAAVPARVGAARDRRLAEIDARHTARLAELARRAADAARREAPGAASEPWDRWQATPAGRAEPPGAFRIGTVRIAGAEPVPALVPLLDAGHAHLAGGDRDGLASVVPALLLRAVGRADPGAVRVYGYDPEHLGGGLAGFAPLGTAGLLTSVGPGGLGRLLDDLVEQIRRINATVLAGEYASLRELAAATGRRPEPWRVAVLLGGDELSRHERGQLDRVVRTGGACGVHLVVRGIDLPDDRTVTRIVVDPDDARIAGLPVVLDDPPPPALVTETCRAVASRVAAGPPPTPFTDLLPEPDEYWREDSAHGLSAPVGEGPHGRPVLLTLGDYPPHALIGGPSGTGKTNLIFAWIGALAARYSPAELEFYLLDFKEGVSFARFAQGRRDPSWLPHMRLVGINVNTDREFGLALLRFLAEELRRRADAAKKHEVTKLAELRAVDPTGHWPRIVAVVDEFQALLAGRDVVAREAADLLEDLARRGRSQGIHLVLASQDVRGIEALWGRPALVAQFTLRIALPKALRILAERNDAAQSLPRHHAVVNAESGLAEGNEVARIPSASDWETWSELQHRLWRMRPQDAAPARLFDGDAIPRLAEAPDFRALTAPEQGVPRGPVALLGEIIDVQARSAALRLPRAPGRNLAVLGTRVDEACAVLDAAARSLARQYAPGAARFSIACLDPDADPAARALYEDLPGEPSWYDEETVSELMAEVGDGLAAPGTPRTPHFLLLYAVDAAAGALAGKAGTRTGLEQLRRILHDGPERRTHVFAWWRGVARMRADLGGAGARTDQIGAWVALDVQGGELGSSLYPGSGGPDWYPRPWRGLYFDRAVHRTGQVIIPYGPSR; encoded by the coding sequence GTGGCTGACGTCCGCGCCCAACTGGTCACCCGCGTGCGGGGGATGCTCTCCGAGGCGCTGGGGGTCACCCGTACCCGGCTCGCCGCCGCCGACGCCGAGCTGGTCGCCGGGCGGGAGCGGCTGGACCGTACCCGCCGCGCGGCCGCGGCGGTGCCGGCCCGGGTCGGCGCGGCACGCGACCGGCGGCTCGCCGAGATCGACGCCCGGCACACCGCCCGCCTGGCCGAGCTGGCGCGCCGCGCCGCCGACGCGGCCCGGCGGGAGGCGCCGGGCGCGGCGTCCGAGCCCTGGGACCGCTGGCAGGCCACGCCCGCCGGCCGGGCCGAGCCGCCGGGCGCGTTCCGGATCGGCACGGTACGCATCGCCGGCGCGGAACCCGTGCCGGCGCTGGTTCCGCTGCTCGACGCCGGGCACGCGCACCTGGCCGGCGGCGACCGGGACGGCCTGGCCTCGGTGGTGCCCGCGCTGCTGCTGCGTGCCGTCGGCCGGGCCGACCCGGGCGCGGTGCGGGTGTACGGCTACGACCCGGAGCACCTGGGCGGCGGGCTGGCCGGGTTCGCGCCGCTGGGCACCGCCGGCCTGCTCACCTCCGTCGGCCCGGGCGGCCTGGGCCGGCTGCTGGACGACCTGGTGGAGCAGATCCGCCGGATCAACGCCACGGTGCTGGCCGGCGAGTACGCGTCGCTGCGCGAGCTGGCCGCCGCCACCGGCCGCCGGCCGGAGCCGTGGCGGGTGGCGGTGCTGCTCGGCGGCGACGAGCTGTCCCGGCACGAGCGCGGCCAGCTCGACCGGGTGGTCCGCACCGGGGGCGCCTGCGGCGTGCACCTGGTGGTCCGCGGCATCGACCTGCCCGACGACCGGACCGTCACCCGGATCGTGGTCGATCCGGACGACGCCCGGATCGCCGGGCTGCCGGTGGTGCTCGACGACCCGCCGCCGCCCGCCCTGGTCACCGAGACCTGCCGCGCGGTCGCCTCCCGGGTCGCCGCCGGTCCCCCGCCGACGCCCTTCACCGACCTGCTCCCTGAGCCCGACGAATACTGGCGGGAGGACTCGGCGCACGGCCTCAGCGCGCCGGTCGGCGAGGGCCCGCACGGGCGGCCGGTGCTGCTCACGCTCGGCGACTATCCGCCGCACGCGTTGATCGGTGGCCCGTCCGGCACCGGCAAGACCAACCTGATCTTCGCCTGGATCGGCGCGCTCGCCGCCCGCTACTCCCCCGCCGAGCTGGAGTTCTATCTGCTCGACTTCAAGGAGGGGGTGTCCTTCGCCCGGTTCGCCCAGGGCCGGCGCGACCCGAGCTGGCTGCCGCACATGCGCCTGGTCGGGATCAACGTCAACACCGACCGCGAGTTCGGCCTGGCCCTGCTGCGGTTCCTCGCCGAGGAGCTGCGCCGGCGGGCCGACGCGGCGAAGAAGCACGAGGTCACCAAGCTGGCCGAGCTGCGCGCGGTCGACCCGACCGGGCACTGGCCGCGCATCGTCGCGGTGGTCGACGAGTTCCAGGCGTTGCTCGCCGGCCGGGACGTGGTCGCCCGGGAGGCCGCCGACCTGCTGGAGGACCTGGCCCGGCGGGGCCGCTCGCAGGGCATCCACCTGGTGCTCGCCTCGCAGGACGTGCGCGGCATCGAGGCGCTGTGGGGCCGGCCCGCCCTGGTCGCCCAGTTCACCCTGCGCATCGCGCTGCCCAAGGCGCTGCGCATCCTGGCCGAACGCAACGACGCCGCGCAGTCGCTGCCCCGCCACCACGCCGTGGTCAACGCCGAGTCCGGCCTGGCCGAGGGGAACGAGGTGGCCCGCATCCCGTCGGCCAGCGACTGGGAGACGTGGAGCGAGCTGCAGCACCGGCTGTGGCGGATGCGCCCGCAGGACGCGGCGCCGGCCCGGCTCTTCGACGGCGACGCGATCCCCCGGCTGGCCGAGGCGCCGGACTTCCGCGCGCTGACCGCCCCCGAGCAGGGCGTGCCGCGCGGCCCGGTGGCGCTGCTCGGTGAGATCATCGACGTGCAGGCCCGCTCGGCGGCGCTGCGGCTGCCCCGGGCGCCGGGGCGGAACCTGGCCGTGCTGGGCACCCGGGTGGACGAGGCGTGCGCGGTGCTCGACGCCGCCGCCCGCTCACTGGCCCGGCAGTACGCCCCGGGCGCCGCCCGCTTCTCCATCGCCTGCCTCGACCCCGACGCCGACCCGGCCGCCCGCGCGCTCTACGAGGACCTGCCCGGCGAACCGTCCTGGTACGACGAGGAGACGGTGTCCGAGCTGATGGCCGAGGTGGGCGACGGGCTGGCCGCGCCGGGCACCCCGCGTACGCCGCACTTCCTGCTGCTCTACGCGGTGGACGCGGCGGCCGGGGCGCTGGCCGGCAAGGCGGGCACCCGCACCGGGCTGGAGCAGCTGCGCCGGATCCTGCACGACGGGCCGGAGCGGCGCACCCACGTGTTCGCGTGGTGGCGCGGGGTGGCCCGGATGCGCGCCGACCTGGGTGGCGCCGGGGCCCGCACGGACCAGATCGGGGCCTGGGTGGCGCTCGACGTGCAGGGCGGTGAGCTGGGCTCGTCGCTCTACCCGGGCAGCGGCGGGCCGGACTGGTATCCCCGGCCGTGGCGCGGTCTCTACTTCGACCGCGCGGTGCACCGCACCGGACAGGTGATCATCCCTTATGGTCCGTCCCGATGA